tcccacacccacccacactcccaacccacataCCTAAAGAGAGACGTAAAGAAAAAGGGCCTAAAAGAGAGAagataaacctaaaaaaaaagatgacgaaaaaaaaaataaaatgaatcacCACATACACAAACCCACACACAAACCCACACTCTCACACTCCCACACGCCCAACCCGAACTCCCACACCCACACACCCaacactcccaacccacactcccacactCCAAACCACACTCCCAACCCGTACTCCCACACCCACACCCACACACTCTCACACTCCCACACGTCCACACTCTCACACATCCAACCCGCACTCCCACACCCGCACTCCTTACTCACACTCCCACACTCCACTCCCAACCCATTtcaacccacactcccaacctACATACCTAAAGAGAGAGAGGCCAAAAGAAGACCTAATAAAGAGAAGACCTAGTCAGAGAGAAgatagacctaaaaaaagagatgaaaaaaaagatgacgaaaaaaaagacgacgaaacaaaagaaaaaagacgACGAAACGAAAAAGAGGGTCTAAAAGAAAACCTAATAAGAGAAGACCTAGACAGATAGAGAGAAgatagacctaaaaaaaaagacgaaaaaaaaatgacaaaaccACACACAAACCCAACCCACACTCTCTAAAGGAAGACGTAAAGAAAAGGTAGAAGACCTAATAAAGAGAAGCCTAGGCAGAGAGAAGATAGACCTTGAAAAAAAAGACGCCAAAAGTATATACATGTATTGTggatatataatattgttagttgacgaaaaaaaaaagatgatgaaaaaaaagggtaTTGAGggtatataaatactttttcgAATACACAGTGACTAATAAATAAGATAGTTATGGAGTATAGTATCTTGCATAATACAATTGTTTGACAATACAATTGTTTTGACAATACAATTGTTTGACAATATGACCATATGAGAAATTTTTCATGGTCATGACTGATAGATGGCCTAAAAAACGATATATCTGCGTCTGATTTCGTATGATACGCGATCAGCCGCAGTATATCGTGTTGCCGAGGCTATCCggttaccttttttttttgttttttttttattttcggtttttttttcaaaaccagaaaatattttttttttctatttttggtCTTCTTTTTCAAACcccgaaaaaataattttttttttaattactagttttttatttagtaaattttttttcatttatttatataatttatattttgtgtATTAGATAAGGATCTTACGCTTTAGTGTAAACTTTTACTGATTGATAAAATGTACTACAATAATGTATGTGTGGCACATAatgcaagaaaaaaattattttatcatttttattatataaaccatcattttttcatatcaaataaattaattgtgaaataaaagaaagttatTTCAACACATAGTcgttgtttatattttttttcacgaaAATGATCTATATgttcattataaattataatagcattttttattacgtaaatttaagaaaattactaCGAATAAACCACTGGTGTTCGTCACCAGTATAACGTGATAATAGTCTCGTATGTTACACGTTGATTATCAATTGATTACTTCGTTGagaatgtttattttttggaaaatataaCCTGTCACATATTTCGGACGTGTGATAAAAGATCAATCTTACTTGGGGtacaatcaattaattttacattagtTTATGAGGTAAGGGAAATTATCAAGTATAGAATGAAAGAATGAATGGATTAAATGTAAAGTTCGTGTTAAAATAGATAGATGAGTTTATTGAAGTGAATACTTTGcagtaattttttatgcaatTAAGAATCTCGTATgctactatattattaaatgaaatttatatttttcgttattcttaatttttatatttaaatatatgatatctgtcaatatttttagtaataatgtCTGAAGCAGTGTTCAGAAAATGACTTAAATGACAAAATCATATTAAACAATATTGTgtattccaaaattttattaatttattccgtttattttaaaataaaggaaaGTTATATTAccgtatattatatatgtgtataataataaaaaaagagtagcaaaaaaagtgatttattatttctctAGGATCGATATATGTTTgacaaatcacgtgataatgtGATTAAATTGTCCGAGCAATTTCCACTAATGTGGCcgtaaaatgaaaataaaaggtCTATTTTAAGTAAAGATAATAGGTAATGATGCCCAGCTAAAACATAATCCAATATGTAAAAATGTGGcatatttacaattatacgcacgatattttttatctatttccacattattaattcaaaGTGGCACTGTTCGTTCCGATTGTGGCGCAATGGGCGCAATGTAAAAAATCGTGGCAAAAATACTCTCGTACGTCTTCatacaaatatgaaaaatgtaatcatgaaataattttataaatttttgttattatagaaaatttctcttatataaacacctttgAGACAATGAAAATTTCTTCAATCAAATTAAACATACAACGGATTAAAAGTTATACATACcacgaaaaaaaatacagtacATTATCTGAATCATGCAATTAAAACACTTACTGTTAATTTTCGgctttactataattttaccgagtaaataaattattaataaattttttctttttttatcaaattagtCAAACGAATtcttttaacaatattttaattcaccATTGACGCAGACGCAGAACCAGAAACTGTCTATAGATCTGGCTATTTTAAACGTGATGCGAGCAGAAGCTATAGCTATAAACGTGACGCGGACGCAGAACCATTTGGAGCCTTTAAACGTGACGCGGGCGCAGAACCAGAAGCGTGGGGAAGATGGTAATAAACGTAACGCagaactaattttaaaattcaaaaattaatagatttttatgtaaattaatattaaaatattcaatttttttaattcataataaatttatgatattattagtttaatagaACTATtaggattttttaatttttttactgtcCTGACGTAGATCAATAGGCGCAACATTTTCaacattgatttttttctaatcGGCTCtaaattatagtattataGGAATATACTccaccctataaaaaaattggatacgttttttataaagtttttatacgatttttttccttagaaataacgtatcataataggatacggaaaaatgcacaattccgtatcactaaaaatatggtttggatacggaatttatcacgaaatttatacgatttggtcactgaatttactatttgtattacagtttactataattgtattttcataaatctaatttactttattaattaaataacaaacaaaaataaacaaaatacaaatacattataaaaattccctccttattaaaaccacctattgtaaccaaaattatctataagttcaggttcatttggagtcaaacaacctaaaaaaacaaaaagaaagaaacataagaacgtctaactttaattggaaacaaaacccccctcatatagtatctgcaatcgtccaagtcaccaaaggttagcattcctacaaaaaaagaaagagaactccagaatgtctgacctacataaaagaaaagaattatgaagcatctaatgaaaaagaaaccaaaacaacaacaacaaataaatccaaaactgacctacaaaaaaagaagactctgaagcaacaaaactgaaacaacctacaaaaagaaaagaatctgaacctaatttacaaaaaaaaaaaaaaaagaaaatttgagctgacctaaaaaagaaaaaaatcctgaaccatcctacaaaaaggaaaggactaccaaactgatctacaaaaaagaaaaaagaaaactgaatcttctcacaaaaaaaaaaatctgctggcctatgaaataataaaaagtgataaatataaataaaaaagaaaggggaatgaagaataaatcaaaaaaaaaaattttttaaaagaggggtaacgaagttagaaaagttaaaaaaatttttttttaaagggaggacgtcaaagttagaaaaataaaaaattttttatagagaggaaatagaaatagttagaaaattttttttaaaaaaaaagaagagtgggaataaaagaataaaatcaaaaaaattttttttttaagggagtgacgaaaaaaaatttttttttaaaggagggtgacgaaaaaaaaacttttttaaagtgaggtacgaaaaaaaaaattttttaaagtgagatacgaaaaaaaaaatttttttttataagggggtgacgaagaaagaagaaaattttagaaaaaataacaaaaataagaaaagagaaaaggaaagacagaaaggaagatcggaagatcaaactcagagtttatataaaaaacaaaaaatgtatcataacaaaacaataaacaatcatgtgATCTCGTATTATGATACaggatttttgtaaattatcttctaaaaatattaagtttaaaaattccgtatacattccgcatgattaattttttccgtatacattagtttttttaaaaaatgttcaaaaatgaattgcttattaaatatacggaatttgtatacggcatctatagaaacgtacataaaatgtatacaaaacgtatcctttccgtatacatatttcttatagggccAGCTATTCTTGAGAATacatgtattattaattaattttgcggaagcatttataaatcaaacaccatttcaatttctttttttggacaTCATGATCCAAGTCTTGTTTCCTATTGagatattgaataaatattttattaagctcATAAagatttcatcaaaaaattaatgaattactATGACTTTTTTTCCAAGAACGCCCTAAATTATTAGTCAACAAATTCGAAGATATCTACATAATCagccttttttttaatcaggtttatcttttttagtttataccattttttgttggttgattttttactttgcttttttaatatcattttgattagGCCTttgcttttttctttttgcttTATACAAATTCTTTAGTTGGGCTCGAtgttgtttcttttttgttttgtatttttttattctgtcAACTCAATTTTGTAcattttttatcttcatttCCTTTTCCTTCAATTTACTGTTCATTTTTCTtgatcttcatttttttttgtttttttcaccCTTAATTCTTAGGGTTGTTTAAATGGGATGTACAGTCAAACTTCGATATACCGATACTGTCGGGACAGGGAAAAAGTATCGGTACATTGAAACATCGgtacatatatattatctgTAGATtataatgcgggccaaaaTCTAATTCTGGCTCGCACTATGCTTAATTCcgaaaaaccaaaaaaatatgattttgcCAGACGCTCGAATTAtaagtttacaatttttttaactcgGGCCAAACCAGCCCAAATTAAAACCAGTGTAACCTAAATTATCGGTACATCTTTATTATACGTTACTATAAAGGGACAAAGAAAGAGTATCGTTACATGTTACATCGcgaaactatatataatatcggTACAAcaaggtttttttattaattatgaaatgggataattgaaatttatcgGTATAGATCATTTATCGGTATATAGAATATCGGTACATCGAGGTTTGACTGTAGTTACCTTTGTTTTCGTTCTCATTTAACTTTAGAAATGACCTAATTAAAAATAGGTTTGTTTATaccttttataaatatataagattaagaatattattacatatacatttttttttttgtgcttCAACAATATCTAATGACTgttatttgtcttttttttatggcttaaaaaaattgtaattgttaaacaataatactttttttcaattaatttttttggattcttgataaatgaataaaattagccaatctaaatattttaaaatcatgtgataaaataataaacgtccttttatttattataaaatggataaaactatgaaacatataaaattaaaaatctataaattattaatttaattgtcaatttttattaacaattttaatgcGCTTTTCtacaataaatcaatatattagcttgttatttaattttattataaaaattaataaagtctTAATATTTACCTTGATCTGGAGTttcaatttgtaatattttagtaatattacgcttttttgatttattactaataaaaataataaaaattgtatttgattaagataaaatagtgttaaaattagaaaatacacttaaaatttttacagtataatttaatatcaataccTTATTTCTATATCAAGATCTTTTTCCTTAGaattatattctaaaaaaatttaaactgattttaaaattaactattcataatattattttgtataattcagTAACTTACCTTCATTGTCTTCAATTAGtatattatctaaaataataaaaaataattattaatttcaaacataaatcatttttttggtGCAAATAATACATACCTTGTTTTATACTAAATGATCTCATTGAAGATAAATTAGAAATCATATGGCTTAGTGGTCTACTAGTATATATAGCACCAGGATGTGGTTTTTCACTGAATTCAGGACCAAGTTGTTTCAATTGTATTAATTCTAATCTTTTTCGTTCTGCCTGTTTGAATATTTCTACGTATTTATTCTTATGATaccaattattaaaactttctATAATTTCAGCAATTAAAGGTCTTTTTGAAGGATCAGAATCCCAGcatcttttcattaaattagcaAAACATTCAGGAGTATCTTTTGTAATTTCAGGTTGTTttccatcaataattttataaatcagaTAAACGTCATGATCAATATTAGCAAAAGGTTTACAACCTGTTGttaattcccacataatcatacctatactataaatatctgattcttttgaaaatgcaccacctttaaatatttctggtgcAATATAGGGTATTACTCCATATACTTCATTATCTGATAAACTATAATTTGCAGGTAAtgataatcctaaatcacaAATCAACCATGTTTGATGTGCTAACAATATATTGCCACTATGAAAATCCCGATGTATAAAATGGTTTTTATGAATTACATTTAGTctgaaataaataagtaataatagttaatattataatttttaaacaaaattaataaatatattaataatacaaatactgACCCTTCTGAAATTTTCCATAAagtatatagtttttttttccatgcaatattactaaaattctTTTGCAAATGGTTATGTAGATTTCCACCACTTGCATACTTCATTACTAACATATAATCCTTTGATTCAATATCTTGTAAAATACCATAAACTTCAATGATATATTCCAAACTATAACATTGGAAAAGTGATTTTacctaaatatataattaatttaataaatgtaataaacatataaatataataaacaaatagaagaaatcaattacctcatttaaaaaatatttactaatgttttgtgaattcaaaaatctttttacaGCAACATCTTGACCTAACCAAGTCGCCttataaataataccaaatccCCCTTTTGTAACATacttaaaatttgtaatttgagTATGTGGAATTTCATTTATTGATAGCTGGTTTGTTCCAGAATCAAGGAATATTTTCCTAACATAGtcatatacatataatatgtTTGAATTCTCTTTAATAGTGTCTAAACAATTAGCAATCTTACAATTAAAACTATCAAGTGCTACTGTACTctgtatataatatagaaCATCATTAATGTCTCTACATGTATCAATATCATCTTTGGTATTAATAGTGATAGATACTTCTTCTATTCTTTTACATCCTTTACATTGAGATTGGTCTGTAATTCCAAAtatgatatttgttgtcaaaCAATATTTACACCCAACATAAATAATCTTGCAatttgaacaaaatttttgataattatatttaaattttagaaattgatCACAAGCTATACATTGATTATAAGCATCCCACCAAGGTAAGTAAAGAATTGAAATAACTTCTTTAGTTAAAGTTGATTCTATCCATccagaagaaattttataacaatataaacacaacttaaattcaataatatttacagacatttgtttataaagtattttgcCACATAATTTACAgtctttttcattttcaatcaatttttgtTGTCTATATTTatccttattattattaatttcataaaatctattatttgTGACTATTTGCTTAAAGCATAAAATTTCAGAGCAACTATTACACCACTCATGGATATTTTGTATACAAAAATCTAAACTTCTTGACCTATGTCTATTACTACATTGATTATCTATTGTAGTTATATGCACATCTAAATTGTTGCTAGCTgtatatttaacatataatatcAAGCAgtgtttacaatatttttgtttaaataaaagtgTTGCAGAATAAGACCTTTTACAGTAATAACATTCATcctcatcattattaaaaggaataaaCATGATTGGTATAATAGGGTTAGAAGGATCTTTCATATTTTCCAAATTTGCaatttgaaaatatgaaatcaAATCTATTAATGGTTTTAAAGGAAGATAAAGTCTACttatacaattatatatttctaattgATTAGAATTGTTTCCATTTGTATAATTAGctatttgattataattatatgtatttatttttgtagaaaTAAAACTTTCTTCCTCAATACCATTGGTAATATCAATGGTAATAGATATCAttcttttgcattttttacattgaGATTGATCTGTAATtccaaatataatatttgttgtcaaACAATATCTGCATCCAGTATAAATAATCTTACAATTTAAACATGACTTTTGACAATTGGATTTAGATTCTAGAAATTTATCACAAGTTACACATCGATCGTAAGCATTCCACCAaggtaaataaagaattggaaTAGATTTTTCAGTTAAAGTTGATTCTATCCATCCAGAAGAAATTTGATAACAATCCGAACATAACTTAAATTCAATGTAATTAGGCTCATTTAAACATTCTTGCTGATAAATTGATTTACCACATAATCCacaattttttactttttcaaaatatttttttgcataaattagCCTAGTACTATTATTCatgactatttttttaaagcataAAATTTTAGAGCAACTATTACACCACTCCTTAATGTTTTGTGTACAAAAATCTGAGCTTCTTGGTTTATGTTTTCTATTACatggaaaataataattgtaattattacatatatatacatccaaattatcattaataactgtatatttaatatataacatcAAGCAATGCttgcaatatttttgtttaaataagaGTGTTGTGGAATAAGACCTTTTACAATAGTAACATTCATtctcatcattattaaaaggaataaaCATAATTGGTATAATAGATTTAGAGTAATCTTCTATATTTTCCAAATCTGTgaattgaaaatatgaaacCAAATCTATTAATGGTTTTAAAGGAAGACAAAGTCTACTTATACAgttatatatttctaattgATTGGAATtctttctatttatataattagctatttggttataattatatgtatttatttttgtagaaataaaacttttatctTCAATACCATTGGTAATATCAATAGTAATAgatataattcttttacattttttacattgagACTGATCTGTAATtccaaatataatatttgttgtcaaACAATATCTGCATCCAGTATAAATAATCTTGCAATTTGAGCATAACTTTTGACAATTAGATTTAGATTCTAGAAATTTATCACAAGTTACACATCGATCATAAGCATCCCACCAAGGTAAATAAAGGATTGGaatgacttttttaattaaagttgaTTCTACCCATTCAACAGACATTTGATAACAATCTGAACACAACTTAAATTCAACATAACCATAATCTAATTCATCTAAATGTTCTTGCTGATAAATTGATTTACCACAAAATCCacaattttgtatttttttaaaatatttttttgaataaagccTAGTACTGTTATTTGTAACTATTTGTTTAAAGCATAAAATTTTAGAGCAACTATTACACCACTCCTTAATGTTTTGTGTACAAAAATCTGAGCTTCTTGGTTTATGTTTTCTATTACatggaaaataataattgtaattattacatatatatacatccaaattatcattaataactgtatatttaatatataacatcAAGCAATGCttgcaatatttttgtttaaataagaGTGTTGTGGAATAAGACCTTTTACAATAGTAACATTCATtctcatcattattaaaaggaataaaCATAATTGGTATAATAGATTTAGAGTAATCTTCTATATTTTCCAAATCTGTgaattgaaaatatgaaacCAAATCTATTAATGGTTTTAAAGGAAGACAAAGTCTACTTATACAgttatatatttctaattgATTGGAATTCTTTCTATTTGTATAATTAGCTATTTGgttataattatatgtatttatttttgtagaaataaaacttttatctTCAATTCCATTGGTAATATCAATAGTAATAgatataattcttttacattttttacattgagACTGATCTGTAATtccaaatataatatttgttgtcaaACAATATCTGCATCCAGTATAAATAATCTTGCAATTTGAGCATAACTTTTGACAATTAGATTTAGATTCTAGAAATTTATCACAAGTTACACATCGATCATAAGCATCCCACCAAGGTAAATAAAGGATTGGaatgacttttttaattaaagttgaTTCTACCCATTCAACAGACATTTGATAACAATCTGAACACAACTTAAATTCAACATAACCATAATCTAATTCATCTAAATGTTCTTGCTGATAAATTGATTTACCACAAAATCCacaattttgtatttttttaaaatatttttttgaataaagccTAGTACTGTTATTTGTAACTATTTGTTTAAAGCATAAAATTTTAGAGCAACTATTACACCACTCCTTAATGTTTCGTGTACAAAAATCTAAGCTCCTTGGTTCATGTTCTTTACATTGAGAATAAATTGTACATATAGATACATCCAAATTGTCATTGTCTGTATATTCGATATATGATATTAAGCAATACTCgcaatatttttgataaaatagaCGTGTTGTAGAATAAGACCCTTTGCAATTGTAACATTCATTCTCACtattaataaaaggaataaacTGAATCAGACCAGGACTAGATCTTGAATCAAGGGAATTTGCAAATTCCATATGGTTATATTTAAAAGGTCAGAAAAGATTCAAAAAGGGTTGAGCTCAATTATAACgatatttatgtttatttggcgttatttataatttccatttaaatttattataaattctttatagaacttgtatttttctatttttcgaTTCAAAAGTTCTAGAATTCCATGGAAGAAATGCTGATATAACAATTTCTTATTTCGGCTAGTATTTAGTATGCAGATCAGGCAAATCGAAAAAAGTCCGATGATCTACAAGTTGAAAATCTTTTTACatcgaaataatattttcttttaaagaaaaaattctttaaactttataaagaaattattactcgattcttttagttaataatttgtcaactttaataatcattcacctaaaatattattagtatttatttacataatggTGCAGTTAGCCGAAAAACGAAGCTGAATTCCTGATTGCCGATCATCCGGGTCCGGTTTAATCGCAGAAAATCCCTGGAATTCCACGATGatctaattatttttcggctaactacaccGGTAGGTAGCAAGTAAGTAACGGAAATTGGCTAAGTAAGTAacgtaaaattactattttaggTCAATTTACGTTACTCCCCTTATATATGGTACTAAACATCATCTGggttattttttcaaatatttcacatgatgtacaatatataaagtaaatttattaatcggcTGATGgctgatttttttaacttagctaatttttgatcggttaaaattttattgatttaatgaaattttatttgcaaatattaaaatttaaatcactgtatttatttttaatgaagatacaataacaataaataaaaaattaccgaCATTGATCAAagagaaagatgctaataaaaaaatgaaataacaatggagtaatggaaagtaatagaagaagaaagggagtaaaaaagagtaattagaagtgataggaaacaaaaaggagaaataggacatgatgaataatgaaaaagagtgatgggagacgaaaaggagtgatgggagacaaaaaagagtgatgggagacgagcaaagaggagtgatgggagacaaaaaggagtgatgggaaaCGAAAAGAAGCGATGAGAGACATaaagaaatgatgggaagtaaacaggagagaaaaagaaataatggaaaatgaaaatatgtaatagaaaataatgggaGACGAATAATGAGAAGTAATATGAGGTTAAaaatgatgagagacaaaaaataaaaaaagatcatgaTAAGAGGTTGGGTAATGATAGGAaaccaagtaaaaaataaaaccataaagtaaaaaaaaatgaagttagtaagaaacgaaatataagataaaaatgaaataaaaaaaataaataaaaaataaaaaagcatacctttattaattgtagaaccgaaagaactaaaatatctaaaaaaaaatgaaataaattagtgaaaaacgaaatatgaaacagaaacaaataaataaaaaataaaaaaatgagtaaGAAACGAAACGTATAGTAAAAAACAACTGAACCTTAATTGCAGAACTGGAAGGACTAAAGGAcctaaaaatgatgaaataaagTTAGTAAGAAACAAAGTGTAATCAAAATGTAAGTtagagataaaaataaaaataccttGAGACCGAAAGAACTGAGGAAATAAACATGACGCGACCATGTGGCCAATTTTgccaatcaaaaatattaaatccgTCACGTGATCGATGACCTTAGTAATAAGAGTAGCGTAAagtatttaccaaaaaaaattattttattttattttattttattttatgtgaagttGGACAGATAATTAAACAGAACATATACCCCCGAAAGGGAATTTATCCTACTTCTCGCTATCATCCATTACAGAACGGACCCAAACTTCTAATTAAATGATGAACGTAGTCTAATCCTATGCTACTACCAAcaaaggaataataaaatccTAAGATAATAAAGACTAACTAATAAGAGAACAATATACGAAATATATATAGAAGTTGTTGGCGTACTACACATTATAAGTGCAATCTTAAAAAAacaatcttaaaaaaaagatccgTATTTTCTTTCAACCAAAAGGTCGCCAACCGTAAATACTGTCATGGTTG
The window above is part of the Rhizophagus irregularis chromosome 23, complete sequence genome. Proteins encoded here:
- a CDS encoding uncharacterized protein (SECRETED:cutsite_AEP-ET; SECRETED:prob_0.6433); SECRETED:SignalP(1-21), whose product is MQLKHLLLIFGFTIILPNAEPETVYRSGYFKRDASRSYSYKRDADAEPFGAFKRDAGAEPEAWGRW